The following coding sequences are from one Eublepharis macularius isolate TG4126 chromosome 19, MPM_Emac_v1.0, whole genome shotgun sequence window:
- the LOC129346000 gene encoding olfactory receptor 1L1-like → MNQKNTTRVSEFLLHGFSSQPEVQRVLFLLFLSMYLFNLFGNITIILSIRSDMQLLQTPMYFFLSYLALADLGFATTIVPKTLVNLLSHKKSFTYCGCLTQMFFYIYFGNADSYLLASMAYDRYAAICRPMYYSTTMSHKRCLQLAAVSWTIPFFHSLLYTVLMARVEFCDPGEIRHFICDIYPVLDVSCSDTKVLDLVLLTEGVVEILGPFVFIIISYIFIFDSIIKIPSAIGKRKAFSTCGSHLCVVVLFYGGVSWVYFKPKAKNPGLRDTVATVMYTMAIPMLNPFIYTLRNSEMKSAMKRVIRKHFH, encoded by the coding sequence ATGAATCAAAAGAACACAACTCGGGTCTCTGAATTCCTTCTTCATGGTTTCTCATCCCAGCCAGAAGTCCAAAGAGTCCTTTTCTTGCTCTTCCTCTCCATGTATTTATTCAACCTCTTCGGGAATATAACAATCATCTTGTCGATCCGCTCTGATATGCAGCTCCTACAAACgcccatgtacttcttcctcagTTATCTTGCCCTAGCTGATTTGGGGTTTGCCACCACCATTGTCCCCAAGACTCTAGTGAACTTGCTCTCTCACAAAAAGTCCTTCACTTACTGTGGTTGCCTGACACAGATGTTCTTCTATATATATTTCGGCAACGCAGACAGCTACCTTCTGGCCTCCATGGCTTATGATCGCTATGCGGCAATCTGTCGACCAATGTACTATTCCACCACGATGAGCCACAAGCGCTGTCTCCAGCTGGCCGCAGTGTCCTGGACTATCCCTTTCTTCCACTCTTTGCTTTACACCGTTTTGATGGCTCGTGTGGAGTTCTGTGACCCCGGGGAGATCCGCCATTTTATCTGTGACATTTACCCTGTTCTGGACGTGTCTTGCTCAGACACCAAAGTTTTAGATTTAGTACTGCTGACAGAGGGAGTAGTGGAGATCCTGGGACCCTTTGTGTTCATTATCATTTCCTACATATTCATCTTCGACTCCATCATCAAGATTCCATCCGCCATTGGGAAACGCAAGGCCTTCTCCACGTGTGGGTCCCATCTGTGTGTGGTGGTCTTGTTCTATGGTGGTGTCAGTTGGGTCTATTTCAAGCCAAAGGCCAAGAACCCAGGCCTCCGGGACACAGTCGCTACTGTGATGTATACTATGGCAATCCCCATGCTAAATCCATTCATCTACACCCTCAGGAACAGTGAGATGAAATCAGCCATGAAGAGGGTCATCAGGAAGCATTTCCACTGA
- the LOC129346002 gene encoding olfactory receptor 1L1-like, with translation MNPKNTTQVSEFLLRGFSSQPEVRRFLFPLFLAMYLLNILGNGTIIFVIRSDVQLLQAPMYYFLSQLAVADLCSTTTIVPKMLENLLSQKKTISYHGCLIQIYFYIYFANSDTFLLAAMAYDRYVAICCPLYYSAMMSHRRCVQLATVSWTIPTLNALLYTVLMARVEFCDPGEIPHFFCDIYPVLDISCSDTSLIELLLMTEGFVDILGPFVLIIISYIFIFCTVLKIPSAAGKRKAFSTCGSHICVVVLFIGTISWVYLKPHSKELNFQDTVATVMYNMVTPMLNPFIYSLRNSEMKAGIRRVVRQCFH, from the coding sequence ATGAATCCCAAGAATACAACACAGGTCTCTGAATTCCTCCTTCGCGGCTTCTCATCCCAGCCAGAGGTCCGAAGATTCCTCTTCCCGCTCTTCCTCGCCATGTATTTACTCAACATCCTGGGGAACGGAACGATCATCTTCGTTATCCGCTCAGACGTGCAGCTCCTCCAAGCCCCCATGTACTACTTCCTCAGCCAACTTGCTGTAGCCGATCTGTGCTCTACCACCACCATTGTCCCCAAGATGTTGGAGAACTTGCTGTCTCAGAAGAAGACCATTTCCTACCACGGCTGTCTGATCCAGATATATTTCTATATCTATTTTGCCAACTCGGACACCTTCCTGCTAGCTGCCATGGCCTACGACCGCTACGTGGCCATCTGTTGCCCTCTGTATTATTCGGCCATGATGAGCCACAGGCGTTGCGTCCAACTAGCCACTGTGTCCTGGACCATCCCCACACTCAACGCTTTGCTTTACACTGTTTTGATGGCCCGGGTGGAGTTCTGTGACCCTGGGGAGATCCCTCATTTTTTCTGTGATATTTACCCTGTGCTGGATATCTCATGCTCGGACACCAGCCTCATCGAACTGCTGTTGATGACCGAAGGGTTCGTGGATATCCTGGGCCCGTTCGTTCTCATTATCATTTCATACATATTCATCTTCTGTACCGTTCTGAAGATCCCGTCAGCCGCCGGGAAGCGCAAGGCTTTCTCCACGTGCGGCTCCCACATTTGCGTGGTGGTCTTGTTCATTGGTACAATAAGTTGGGTCTATTTGAAGCCCCATTCCAAGGAATTGAACTTCCAGGACACGGTGGCAACTGTCATGTATAACATGGTGACCCCCATGTTGAACCCCTTCATCTACAGCCTCAGGAACAGTGAAATGAAGGCAGGTATAAGGAGGGTTGTCAGGCAGTGCTTTCATTAA